One stretch of Daphnia pulicaria isolate SC F1-1A chromosome 6, SC_F0-13Bv2, whole genome shotgun sequence DNA includes these proteins:
- the LOC124343253 gene encoding thymidine phosphorylase-like: MERQSIRIPDVIQKKRDKYELEPEEIKFFIDEMVKGCIEPVQLGAMLMAWYFNGMSPKELTILIDCMTHSGETLSWPEEWKTLLVDKHSTGGVGDKVSLVLAPALAACGLKVPMVSGRGLSFTGGTLDKLEAIPGFNVSLTNEQMRECLKHAGCFIAGQTESLVPADRIMYAARDVTATVDNINLATASIISKKAAENISALVLDVKVGRAAFFKNLNDARLVAKSLVEAARDQGINTTAVLTTMDVPIGMAIGNSLEVMEVIETLRGKGPADLVELVKIQGGLLLNSVGRTDVSKGQQLIEETLHNGAALACFEKMLVHQNVDVRLAADLCSGGYQLTRAKYVTAIHSPLSGRVLDIDALACGSVCGALGAARARASDEILSAVGIELLVTVGQSITQGQPWANLHHEEQSVASDLLVKLQNAVVVGNAPHATLAPTTRILEIVQ, from the exons ATGGAGCGTCAATCCATCCGAATTCCTGATGTCATCCAGAAGAAGAGGGACAAATACGAATTGGAGCCAGAAGAGATAAAATTCTTTATCGACGAAATGGTCAAGGGTTGCATCGAACCAGTTCAATTAG GAGCGATGTTAATGGCCTGGTACTTCAATGGAAT GTCACCGAAGGAACTGACCATCCTCATCGATTGCATGACCCATTCAG GAGAAACTCTTTCATGGCCAGAGGAATGGAAGACGCTGTTGGTAGATAAGCACAGCACGGGTGGTGTTGGTGATAAAGTTTCGTTG gtgcTAGCTCCAGCCTTGGCCGCTTGCGGATTGAAAGTGCCTATGGTGTCTGGACGAGGGTTGAGTTTCACCGGTGGAACGCTGGATAAACTCGAAGCCATTCCAG GATTCAATGTCAGTTTAACCAACGAGCAGATGCGTGAATGTCTTAAACACGCCGGATGTTTTATCGCAGGTCAGACTGAGAGTCTTGTCCCGGCCGACCGAATAAT GTATGCTGCTCGTGATGTCACAGCGACCGTAGATAATATCAATCTTGCCACAG catccatcatttcaaaaaaagcTGCGGAAAATATCAGCGCTCTCGTTTTGGACGTTAAAGTTGGGAGGGCGGCCTTCTTCAAAAACCTGAACGACGCCCGCCTAGTAGCCAAGAGTTTg GTGGAAGCAGCCCGGGATCAAGGGATCAATACCACGGCCGTCCTCACGACAATGGATGTACCCATTGGAATGGCCATAGGCAATTCGTTAGAAGTGATGGAAGTGATTGAAACTTTGCGGGGGAAAGGACCAGCGGATCTGGTTGAACTCGTTAAAATTCAAG GCGGACTGTTATTGAATTCGGTTGGTCGAACGGACGTTTCAAAAGGGCAGCAACTTATCGAAGAGACTCTTCATAATGGGGCGGCTCTAGCTTGTTTTGAGAAGATGCTCGTGCATCAAAATGTCGACGTGCGGTTGGCTGCAGACTTGTGCTCGGGAGGATATCAACTAACACGAGCCAAATACGTTACAGCTATTCATTCTCCATTATCGG GTCGGGTCTTAGACATAGATGCCTTAGCCTGTGGTTCCGTTTGCGGTGCACTCGGAGCCGCACGTGCCAGAGCATCTGACGAAATCCTTTCGGCCGTCGGTATCGAGTTACTTGTCACTGTTGGACAATCCATTACTCAAGGACAACCTTGGGCAAATCTCCATCATGAAGAGCAGTCGGTAGCATCCGACCTTCTCGTCAAATTGCAAAATGCTGTCGTCGTCGGAAACGCGCCCCATGCAACCCTTGCCCCAACCACTAGGATTTTAGAGATAGTACAATAG